In one window of Arctopsyche grandis isolate Sample6627 chromosome 6, ASM5162203v2, whole genome shotgun sequence DNA:
- the LOC143913170 gene encoding leucine-rich melanocyte differentiation-associated protein-like isoform X3, with translation MISLTSLIHNERRNADPNQSFLSTADQDETRLTLAYERLRVVPKSIVDQFADSVQILDISHNNISNLDFLVHFKCLNTLIADSNQINETTTLPQMPNLRLLWFNHCKVTKLYPWIKSLHESCPNLTHLSLMGNYAAPSYFNGGTFYEYLQYRLYVISLFDSLVHLDDRAVTKDQKREAVRLYRRPFLERLAVCTSKDFPFSVALKCKSKDKLRVLHKKMANVLDKAYKYNGANTSRNLMV, from the exons ATGATTTCCTTAACTTCATTGATCCACAATGAGAGAAG AAACGCCGATCCGAATCAAAGCTTCCTCAGCACCGCTGATCAAGACGAAACCCGACTCACTCTGGCATATGAAAGACTCCGCGTTGTGCCAAAGTCAATAGTGGATCAATTCGCTGACTCAGTTCAAATATTGGACATCAGCCACAATAATATCAG caaTTTGGATTTCTTGGTACACTTCAAGTGCCTAAATACACTGATTGCCGATAGCAATCAAATAAATGAAACTACAACACTTCCACAAATGCCGAATCTACGACTATTATg gTTTAACCATTGTAAAGTTACAAAATTATATCCATGGATTAAAAGCTTGCACGAATCCTGTCCCAATCTTACTCATCTATCGTTGATGGGAAATTACGCTGCACCGAGCTATTTTAATGGTGGCACGTTCTATGAATACCTACAATATcg GTTATATGTGATATCTTTGTTCGACTCGTTGGTGCATTTGGATGATAGAGCTGTGACCAAGGATCAGAAACGAGAAGCAGTGCGATTATACAGACGACCTTTCCTCGAGCGACTAGCAGTTTGCACAAGCAAAGATTTTCCATTTTCTGTTGCGTTGAAATGTAAGTCAAAGGATAAATTGCGAGTTTTACATAAGAAAATGGCCAATGTGCTTGATAAGGCTTATAAATATAACGGAGCAAATACTTCTAGAAATCTGATGGTATGA
- the LOC143912844 gene encoding peroxidase-like: MNTVSNFLDGSPIYSSKSIYADRLRQFLGGKLHLTEKQLLPSSPDPNDNCDSSSTFGQCPCYLTGDSRVNQTPSLAALQTILAREHNKIAEGLERINPHWNDEKLFQEARKIIIAQLQHITYQEWLPLCIGREYVTRFKISPIGLYSYDYDSNVNPGIINAFATAAFRFFHTLIPGNLMVCPSESHDKDENLRLSDHYLNPSIMEYYENGLEAILRGTIYQPAMEADTSFSSEITNYLFKSINSSGIDLISMDIQRGRDHGLASYNVYRSTCGMRRANTFEELSGEISGDRIVLLKSMYEHVDDVDLFVGASMETDVHGSILGPTFQCIVGEQFYRTRVGDRYFYDVADMPHSFSSEQMREIKKASMARLICDNSDVKKVQPRAFEMISEHNPMCDCEDLDRIPMIDLQYWKESW, encoded by the exons ATGAATACAGTATCGAATTTCCTTGACGGATCTCCGATATACTCGTCGAAGTCAATCTATGCCGATAGATTAAGACAATTCCTCGGCGGTAAGCTACATTTGACTGAAAAGCAATTGCTTCCATCATCGCCTGATCCGAATGACAACTGTGATAGCAGCAGCACATTTGGACAATGTCCTTGTTATTTAACTG GTGACTCTCGTGTGAATCAAACTCCATCGTTGGCTGCATTACAAACTATTCTAGCACGAGAGCATAATAAGATAGCTGAAGGACTTGAGAGGATAAATCCACATTGGAACGACGAGAAGTTATTCCAAGAAgctagaaaaataataattgctcAACTTCAACACATAACTTATCAAGAATGGCTGCCATTGTGCATCG gTAGGGAATACGTGACACGTTTCAAAATATCACCGATTGGATTATACTCGTACGATTATGACTCGAACGTCAACCCCGGAATCATCAACGCGTTTGCTACGGCCGCTTTCAGATTCTTCCACACACTCATACCAGGCAATCTAATGGTTTGCCCATCGGAATCTCATGACAAAGACGAAAATTTAAG GTTGAGTGATCATTATTTAAATCCGAGCATTATGGAATATTACGAGAATGGATTGGAAGCTATATTGAGAGGTACCATCTATCAACCGGCAATGGAGGCAGACACGAGCTTCAGCTCCGAGATAACAAACTACTTATTCAAATCTATCAACAGCTCCGGCATCGACTTGATCTCAATGGACATACAGAGAGGAAGAGATCACGGCTTAGCAAGTTACAACGTCTACAG GTCTACTTGCGGAATGAGGAGAGCCAACACGTTCGAAGAACTATCCGGTGAAATTTCAGGAGAC CGTATTGTTTTATTGAAAAGTATGTATGAGCATGTCGACGATGTTGATTTGTTCGTCGGTGCATCGATGGAGACGGATGTGCATGGATCAATATTGGGTCCGACGTTCCAGTGTATAGTCGGTGAGCAATTCTACAGGACCAGAGTCGGAGATAGATATTTTTATGATGTTGCCGATATGCCCCACTCTTTCTCGTCAG AACAAATGCGGGAAATAAAGAAAGCGTCGATGGCTCGTCTCATATGTGACAACTCGGATGTGAAAAAAGTCCAGCCGAGAGCTTTCGAAATGATCAGTGAACACAATCCGATGTGCGACTGTGAAGACTTGGATCGCATTCCAATGATAGACTTACAATATTGGAAAGAAAGTTGGTGA
- the LOC143912684 gene encoding EF-hand domain-containing protein 1-like produces MSWGLPKLPGFSFEDVTKTNFHVPRKIDYVNGYPIVRCDGRAVGGSSMDADGSNYIDVSDALNFDPSLMYGRTKDDSIPIPKPHWVRFDKKFLTFKGHFVQEFPELTIRKIILIYYLEDDTITVVEPHIHNSGLMQGKLVKRSRLPKNDCGQFWHWKDFNVGMDFTVHGYAIHVSSCDEFTREFMTSQGVEVFDDEITDDVQPVRDYRRVEPNKINRKLSKHFLDDDGRVLQFDAIWDDSNVEHGEVRNYKILYSINDKTVSIKECHVKNGGRDPFPMLLRKTRIFKNWSERSVNSPIFGQERQSEDEEYYGEDDLLIGETINILGRDFLLCDCDDFTRRYYKNVLNIDQREPIRPVQPEKKILPMTVGPHIGIGDPDDTFMSCLSFHLKPPHKDVVQYNLYGNKNLRYLCEMISVHPEDAGRRFVLSYHLADGLIRIDELLADNSGLSGGRFSGPSKLPVPGCGFGTHYTPEMFYIGAIIIVKNHKLRIVSADLFVYNYMMENRDKFPSEIVENLRQYHLQCGNLKSESAQIVSGDIASMDGLLKETQDFRTDNWRPTELAAPLQAMESAQILPDSEASKVEDQPVVCLTGPATVAHTVQDQIDVSQQMDRNNVEEIPEDDMPNLTVTKRVSFKNVPENHDE; encoded by the exons atgTCGTGGGGACTTCCGAAACTGCCTGGCTTTTCATTCGAAGACGTGACCAAGACAAACTTTCACGTACCTCGTAAGATAGATTACGTTAATGGATATCCCATAGTCCGGTGTGACGGAAGAGCCGTAGGCGGTAGTTCTATGGATGCTGATGGCTCTAATTATATAGACGTCAGCGATGCGTTGAA TTTTGATCCATCGTTGATGTACGGCCGAACTAAAGATGATTCGATTCCGATTCCAAAACCTCACTGGGTGAGATTCGACAAGAAGTTTTTAACATTCAAAGGTCACTTCGTGCAAGAATTTCCCGAGCTTACAATACGGAAAATCATTTTGATATATTACCTGGAAGATGATACAATAACTGTCGTGGAGCCTCACATTCAT AACTCCGGTTTGATGCAAGGGAAGTTGGTGAAGCGGAGTAGACTACCTAAGAACGACTGTGGCCAATTTTGGCATTGGAAAGACTTCAATGTGGGAATGGATTTCACCGTGCACGGTTATGCGATACACGTTTCTAGCTGTGACGAGTTTACCAGG GAATTTATGACTTCGCAAGGTGTGGAAGTGTTCGATGACGAGATCACAGACGACGTTCAACCAGTACGGGATTATCGACGAGTGGAACCGAACAAAATCAATAGGAAATTGTCAAAGCATTTCTTGGACGATGATGGACGAGTTCTTCA ATTCGATGCAATTTGGGACGATAGTAATGTCGAGCACGGTGAAGTGCGAAATTATAAAATCTTGTATTCCATCAACGATAAGACCGTTTCTATCAAA gaGTGTCATGTGAAGAATGGGGGCCGTGATCCGTTTCCGATGCTTCTGCGTAAGACCAGGATATTTAAAAATTGGAGTGAAAGATCTG TCAATTCGCCGATATTTGGTCAAGAGCGACAATCCGAAGATGAAGAATACTATGGCGAAGATGATTTGCTGATTGGTGAAACAATTAACATACTCGGTAGAGACTTCCTATTGTGCGATTGCGACGATTTTACCAGACGTTATTataa AAATGTGCTGAACATCGATCAAAGAGAACCGATTCGACCAGTTCAGCCGGAGAAAAAGATTCTACCGAtg acGGTCGGTCCTCACATTGGAATCGGAGATCCTGACGATACGTTCATGTCATGTCTGTCGTTCCATCTGAAGCCGCCTCACAAAGATGTCGTGCAGTATAATCTATATGGAAACAAA AATCTTCGCTATCTGTGTGAGATGATATCTGTTCATCCGGAAGATGCAGGACGTCGTTTTGTCTTATCATACCATTTAGCCGACGGTTTGATACGCATTGACGAGCTGCTGGCAGATAATTCAGGTCTGTCGGGGGGTCGGTTTAGTGGTCCTTCTAAACTACCCGTACCCGGCTGTGGTTTTGGCACTCACTACACTCCGGAGATGTTCTACATTG GTGCTATCATCATCGTGAAGAATCATAAGCTTCGAATCGTCAGCGCCGATCTGTTCGTTTACAATTATATGATGGAGAATCGAGATAAGTTCCCGTCGGAGATTGTGGAAAATCTCCGGCAGTATCATCTGCAGTGTGGAAATTTGAAGAGCGAATCGGCTCAG ATCGTGTCTGGAGATATTGCAAGTATGGACGGACTGCTGAAGGAAACACAAGACTTCCGAACAGACAA CTGGAGGCCTACAGAGTTGGCGGCTCCATTGCAAGCTATGGAGAGTGCCCAAATCTTGCCTGATAGTGAAGCTTCTAAAGTTGAAGATCAACCGGTCGTCTGCTTGACAGGCCCGGCTACCGTGGCTCATACGGTGCAAGATCAGATTGAT GTTTCCCAACAGATGGATCGGAACAATGTCGAAGAAATTCCTGAAGATGATATGCCGAATTTGACTGTGACAAAGCGCGTCTCATTCAAAAACGTTCCGGAAAATCATGATGAATAA
- the DCTN2-p50 gene encoding dynactin subunit 2 — translation MADPKYENLPGIAYDQPDVYESGDLPEADQQDENSEEENECIEKMNISVSDSFQKFKGKQVIGSVDFSDRISRKIRTGYKCGEWELAANGEVETPLQRLQRLKCETTDLLEELVDLQKKGPDEEKASLKEMASQVESTKHILDEMHFEEGGETDPGSEKLKKLLDQASESSSKGTAATTVIKLRPDVNNLVQTTRLAQLEHRLHKLESAVGPIPDKMERVAGSLSVANNKGLISTANMLASRMALLQPSQLDAAEQRLARLLPAMEALRSALPNDPERDQKISELYDMVKKTEGISHTQILERMQALEALHKQASDFGRSVNELQALQNTITASVQNNKTLLQGVQEIFANNLDHIQKEIKKLDERISSLTKK, via the exons ATGGCGGATCCGAAGTACGAGAACTTGCCCGGCATT GCCTATGATCAGCCAGACGTTTACGAATCCGGAGACCTGCCGGAGGCCGACCAGCAAGATGAAAATTCCGAAGAAGAGAATGAATGCATTGAAAAGATGAACATATCCGTCAGCGACTCGTTCCAAAAATTCAAAGGGAAACAAGTCATCGGCAGCGTAGACTTTTCAGATAGAATCAGCAGAAAAATCAGAACGGGTTACAA ATGCGGAGAATGGGAGTTGGCAGCCAACGGAGAAGTCGAAACACCGTTGCAACGTCTTCAACGGCTCAAGTGCGAAACGACGGATCTCTTGGAAGAATTAGttgacttacaaaaaaaaggacCTGACGAAGAAAAA GCCTCACTCAAAGAGATGGCGTCCCAAGTAGAGTCTACCAAGCACATTTTAGATGAGATGCACTTCGAGGAAGGCGGAGAGACTGATCCTGGATCTGAAAAGCTTAA GAAATTGTTGGATCAAGCGAGCGAATCATCCAGCAAAGGAACGGCAGCTACCACTGTGATCAAGTTGAGACCCGATGTTAACAATCTCGTTCAAACTACGAGACTGGCCCAATTGGAACATCg TCTGCATAAGTTGGAGTCAGCCGTCGGTCCAATTCCGGATAAGATGGAACGCGTGGCCGGTTCTTTGAGCGTTGCCAACAACAAAGGTTTGATCTCTACGGCGAATATGCTTGCGTCACGAATGGCTCTGTTACAGCCGTCTCAATTAGACGCTGCCGAACAGCGACTGGCGAGGCTTCTGCCGGCCATGGAAGCTTTGCGCTCGGCATTGCCTAACGATCCCGAGAGGGATCAAAAG ATAAGTGAATTGTACGATATGGTGAAGAAGACGGAAGGCATATCGCACACTCAAATCCTCGAAAGGATGCAAGCTCTTGAAGCTTTACATAAGCAag cgAGCGACTTTGGCAGATCAGTCAACGAGCTTCAAGCTTTGCAAAACACCATCACGGCCAGCGTGCAGAACAACAAAACCCTGCTGCAGGGCGTGCAAGAGATATTCGCCAACAACCTCGATCATATTCAAAAAGAAATCAAGAAGCTCGACGAACGAATCTCCAGTCTGACCAAGAAATAA
- the LOC143913170 gene encoding leucine-rich melanocyte differentiation-associated protein-like isoform X2, producing MLRSKLVCKSGESFQDDESIYNIIDIDLDSSETECNMISLTSLIHNERRNADPNQSFLSTADQDETRLTLAYERLRVVPKSIVDQFADSVQILDISHNNISNLDFLVHFKCLNTLIADSNQINETTTLPQMPNLRLLWFNHCKVTKLYPWIKSLHESCPNLTHLSLMGNYAAPSYFNGGTFYEYLQYRLYVISLFDSLVHLDDRAVTKDQKREAVRLYRRPFLERLAVCTSKDFPFSVALK from the exons ATGCTGCGGTCGAAGCTGGTGTGTAAAAGCGGCGAatc ATTCCAGGACGATGaatcaatatacaatataattgacaTTGACCTAGATAGTAGTGAAACGGAGTGCAACATGATTTCCTTAACTTCATTGATCCACAATGAGAGAAG AAACGCCGATCCGAATCAAAGCTTCCTCAGCACCGCTGATCAAGACGAAACCCGACTCACTCTGGCATATGAAAGACTCCGCGTTGTGCCAAAGTCAATAGTGGATCAATTCGCTGACTCAGTTCAAATATTGGACATCAGCCACAATAATATCAG caaTTTGGATTTCTTGGTACACTTCAAGTGCCTAAATACACTGATTGCCGATAGCAATCAAATAAATGAAACTACAACACTTCCACAAATGCCGAATCTACGACTATTATg gTTTAACCATTGTAAAGTTACAAAATTATATCCATGGATTAAAAGCTTGCACGAATCCTGTCCCAATCTTACTCATCTATCGTTGATGGGAAATTACGCTGCACCGAGCTATTTTAATGGTGGCACGTTCTATGAATACCTACAATATcg GTTATATGTGATATCTTTGTTCGACTCGTTGGTGCATTTGGATGATAGAGCTGTGACCAAGGATCAGAAACGAGAAGCAGTGCGATTATACAGACGACCTTTCCTCGAGCGACTAGCAGTTTGCACAAGCAAAGATTTTCCATTTTCTGTTGCGTTGAAAT AA
- the LOC143913170 gene encoding uncharacterized protein LOC143913170 isoform X1, whose product MLRSKLVCKSGESFQDDESIYNIIDIDLDSSETECNMISLTSLIHNERRNADPNQSFLSTADQDETRLTLAYERLRVVPKSIVDQFADSVQILDISHNNISNLDFLVHFKCLNTLIADSNQINETTTLPQMPNLRLLWFNHCKVTKLYPWIKSLHESCPNLTHLSLMGNYAAPSYFNGGTFYEYLQYRLYVISLFDSLVHLDDRAVTKDQKREAVRLYRRPFLERLAVCTSKDFPFSVALKCKSKDKLRVLHKKMANVLDKAYKYNGANTSRNLMV is encoded by the exons ATGCTGCGGTCGAAGCTGGTGTGTAAAAGCGGCGAatc ATTCCAGGACGATGaatcaatatacaatataattgacaTTGACCTAGATAGTAGTGAAACGGAGTGCAACATGATTTCCTTAACTTCATTGATCCACAATGAGAGAAG AAACGCCGATCCGAATCAAAGCTTCCTCAGCACCGCTGATCAAGACGAAACCCGACTCACTCTGGCATATGAAAGACTCCGCGTTGTGCCAAAGTCAATAGTGGATCAATTCGCTGACTCAGTTCAAATATTGGACATCAGCCACAATAATATCAG caaTTTGGATTTCTTGGTACACTTCAAGTGCCTAAATACACTGATTGCCGATAGCAATCAAATAAATGAAACTACAACACTTCCACAAATGCCGAATCTACGACTATTATg gTTTAACCATTGTAAAGTTACAAAATTATATCCATGGATTAAAAGCTTGCACGAATCCTGTCCCAATCTTACTCATCTATCGTTGATGGGAAATTACGCTGCACCGAGCTATTTTAATGGTGGCACGTTCTATGAATACCTACAATATcg GTTATATGTGATATCTTTGTTCGACTCGTTGGTGCATTTGGATGATAGAGCTGTGACCAAGGATCAGAAACGAGAAGCAGTGCGATTATACAGACGACCTTTCCTCGAGCGACTAGCAGTTTGCACAAGCAAAGATTTTCCATTTTCTGTTGCGTTGAAATGTAAGTCAAAGGATAAATTGCGAGTTTTACATAAGAAAATGGCCAATGTGCTTGATAAGGCTTATAAATATAACGGAGCAAATACTTCTAGAAATCTGATGGTATGA
- the RpL27 gene encoding ribosomal protein L27: MGKIMKANKVVLVLSGRYAGRKAVIIKTYDDGSSDKPYGHAIIAGIDRYPLKVHKRLGKKRIAKRSKIKPFIKVLNYNHLMPTRYIVDFDQKITMKDLKDRAKKKKLRFATRVKFEERYKSGKNKWFFQKLKF, encoded by the exons ATGGGCAAAATAATGAAAGCAAACAAGGTGGTGCTCGTCCTGAGCGGACGATATGCAGGCCGCAAGGCCGTCATTATCAAGACCTACGACGATGGCTCGTCAGATAAGCCATATGGCCATGCCATCATTGCTGGCATTGATAGGTACCCTCTGAAAGTCCACAAACGGCTTGGCAAGAAGAGGATCGCCAAGCGATCCAAAATCAAGCCATTCATCAAA GTACTAAACTATAACCATTTAATGCCGACTAGATACATAGTCGATTTTGACCAGAAGATCACGATGAAGGACCTTAAAGACCGCGCCAAAAAGAAGAAGCTGCGATTTGCAACCCGCGTCAAATTTGAAGAACGATACAAGAGCGGAAAGAACAAATGGTTCTTCCAAAAGCTTAAgttctaa